A region from the Methylocella sp. genome encodes:
- a CDS encoding outer membrane protein: MLRRILMASVGAIALAGSAFAADLPSRAPPPVYLPPVPIFTWTGIYIGGQVGYAWGTSNGNFGDNFGDFSTFNVNNSGVIGGAHVGYNLQLSQFVVGLEGSVDGSSLSKTASGFVSANGVFPGFAPPVSIHSNVGVQGSVRGRIGYAWDRVLIYATGGVAFAGVDSNISTPFGFDSASTTRVGWTVGGGLEYAITNNWSIRAEYRYSDFGHSTIFANNSFNFPLLASVGAFENRHITENQVQVGFSYKFDFLPPPVPVVAKY; the protein is encoded by the coding sequence ATGCTTCGTCGTATTCTTATGGCTTCGGTTGGCGCTATCGCGCTCGCCGGGTCGGCCTTCGCGGCCGATCTTCCCTCCCGCGCTCCGCCGCCGGTCTATCTGCCGCCAGTGCCGATCTTCACCTGGACCGGCATCTATATCGGTGGTCAGGTCGGTTACGCTTGGGGTACCTCAAACGGTAACTTTGGCGATAATTTCGGTGACTTTTCTACCTTCAACGTCAACAATAGCGGCGTCATCGGCGGCGCCCACGTTGGCTATAATCTGCAGCTGAGCCAGTTCGTCGTCGGCCTTGAAGGCAGCGTCGACGGCTCCAGCCTGAGCAAGACCGCCTCTGGATTCGTTTCGGCGAATGGAGTGTTCCCGGGCTTCGCTCCGCCCGTTTCTATCCATTCCAACGTCGGCGTTCAGGGTTCCGTCCGTGGCCGCATTGGCTACGCTTGGGATCGCGTGCTGATATACGCCACGGGCGGCGTCGCCTTCGCTGGCGTCGACAGCAACATTTCGACCCCGTTTGGGTTCGATAGCGCTTCGACCACGCGCGTTGGCTGGACGGTCGGCGGCGGTCTTGAATATGCCATCACCAACAATTGGTCGATCCGTGCGGAATATCGTTATTCCGATTTCGGACACTCCACGATTTTCGCAAACAACTCCTTTAACTTCCCCTTGTTGGCTTCGGTCGGCGCATTTGAAAACCGTCACATTACGGAGAACCAAGTGCAGGTCGGCTTCAGCTATAAATTCGACTTCCTGCCGCCTCCCGTGCCGGTTGTCGCCAAATACTGA
- a CDS encoding outer membrane protein: MFRRLLLSATALVAVAGATLAADLPYQEAPSGYAPIFTWTGLYLGGQIGYAWGTDSFSGHSGGFAFSGPSFVPNGVVGGAHIGYNYQINQFVVGLEGDIDGSGVSRSYGWGPVVYGTQIPVDGSIRGRVGFALDRAMFYVAGGAAFASVTNSYTSFFGYNSFAKSLAGWTIGGGLEYAITNNWSIRAEYRYSDYGSFTDFPLLAVPNGAVSHHETENAIRAGFSYKFDSLFAPSTAKY; this comes from the coding sequence ATGTTCCGTAGGTTGCTTTTGTCGGCCACCGCTCTTGTCGCCGTCGCGGGCGCAACGCTTGCGGCAGATCTGCCATATCAGGAAGCGCCGAGCGGTTACGCTCCGATCTTCACCTGGACCGGCCTCTATCTCGGCGGCCAGATCGGTTATGCCTGGGGAACCGATAGCTTCTCCGGTCACAGCGGAGGCTTTGCCTTTTCAGGCCCAAGCTTTGTCCCGAACGGCGTCGTTGGCGGCGCCCATATCGGCTATAATTATCAGATCAATCAGTTTGTCGTCGGTCTTGAGGGCGACATCGACGGCTCCGGAGTCAGCAGATCTTATGGCTGGGGACCCGTCGTTTACGGCACGCAAATCCCTGTAGATGGTTCGATCCGCGGCCGCGTCGGCTTCGCGTTGGATCGCGCCATGTTTTACGTCGCCGGCGGCGCCGCTTTCGCCAGCGTCACCAACAGTTATACGTCATTTTTTGGCTATAATTCGTTTGCGAAGTCGCTCGCAGGCTGGACCATCGGCGGCGGCCTCGAATATGCCATCACCAATAATTGGTCGATCCGCGCCGAATATCGCTATTCCGACTATGGGTCGTTCACCGACTTTCCTCTCCTTGCGGTTCCCAACGGCGCCGTATCCCATCACGAGACGGAGAACGCGATCCGAGCCGGTTTCAGCTACAAGTTCGACTCTCTGTTTGCGCCGAGCACCGCGAAGTACTGA
- a CDS encoding SDR family oxidoreductase, with translation MTKIALVTGASRGLGRNTALSIARHGGDLVLTYRSRGDDAQAVVAEIAAMGRKAVAFQLDTGDVASFAAFADQLRTTLRETWQRETFDHLVNNAGHGIYGTIDQTTEAQFDELVNVNFKGVYFLTQTLLPLIADGGRIVNVSSALTRICFPGYAAYACVKGAVDVLTRYMAKELGARGITVNTVAPGAIETDFSGGGARDNAHINKLLADVTALGRVGLPDDIGPMIASLLSEDNRWVNAQWIEVSGGQSI, from the coding sequence ATGACCAAGATTGCCCTCGTCACCGGCGCCAGCCGCGGCCTCGGCCGAAATACCGCCCTTAGCATCGCCCGCCACGGCGGCGACCTCGTTCTCACCTACCGGAGCCGGGGCGATGACGCACAGGCCGTCGTCGCCGAGATCGCGGCAATGGGCCGCAAGGCGGTCGCCTTCCAACTCGACACCGGCGACGTCGCCAGCTTCGCCGCGTTCGCCGATCAGCTGCGGACCACGCTGCGCGAGACGTGGCAGCGCGAGACGTTCGATCACCTGGTGAACAACGCCGGTCACGGCATCTACGGCACGATCGACCAGACAACCGAGGCGCAGTTCGACGAACTGGTCAACGTAAACTTCAAGGGAGTCTACTTTCTGACGCAGACTCTGCTGCCCTTGATCGCGGACGGCGGGCGCATCGTGAACGTGTCTTCCGCCCTGACCCGGATATGCTTTCCCGGCTACGCCGCCTATGCATGCGTGAAGGGCGCGGTGGACGTGCTCACCCGCTACATGGCCAAGGAATTGGGCGCACGCGGCATTACGGTGAACACGGTCGCGCCGGGCGCGATCGAGACCGATTTCAGCGGTGGCGGCGCTCGCGACAACGCTCACATCAACAAGCTACTCGCAGACGTGACCGCCCTAGGCCGCGTCGGCTTGCCGGACGACATCGGGCCAATGATCGCGAGCCTGCTGTCCGAGGACAATCGCTGGGTCAACGCGCAGTGGATCGAAGTGTCCGGCGGCCAAAGCATCTGA
- a CDS encoding AAA family ATPase translates to MAKGAKDANGDKSDRGSGADWCIDMSEWDDETPPLHERIVPGLIPAKAVTILSGDGGPAPPLALLLCGAMALDGDWIGRKVKPGRTLYLSAEDDADDLHGRIAPIRVAYGASFKLISGFLCIKDLVGTDDAVLVACPHGVIQFEC, encoded by the coding sequence GTGGCCAAGGGCGCCAAAGACGCGAACGGCGACAAGTCCGACAGGGGCTCCGGTGCCGACTGGTGCATCGACATGTCGGAATGGGATGACGAGACGCCGCCCCTGCACGAGCGGATCGTGCCCGGCCTCATCCCTGCCAAGGCTGTCACGATATTGTCGGGAGACGGGGGGCCGGCACCCCCCCTTGCGCTTCTCCTTTGCGGCGCGATGGCGCTCGACGGCGATTGGATCGGAAGAAAAGTTAAACCCGGCCGAACGCTTTATCTTTCCGCAGAGGATGACGCGGACGATTTGCATGGGCGCATAGCACCTATTCGAGTTGCTTACGGAGCGTCGTTCAAACTAATTTCAGGATTCCTCTGCATCAAGGATCTCGTTGGCACCGACGACGCCGTGCTCGTGGCCTGCCCCCATGGGGTGATCCAGTTTGAATGTTAG